Proteins encoded in a region of the Streptomyces sp. PCS3-D2 genome:
- a CDS encoding thiolase family protein yields MSIRTVRDVYVVDAVRTPIGKFGGALAGVRPDDLAAHVVRALVDRTPDLDPARIDDVVFGDANGAGEDNRDVARMAVLLAGLPVTVPGVTVNRLCGSGLEAVIQAARTIALGDASVAIAGGVESMSRAPWVVQKPERAFPAGHQQMWSTTLGWRMTNPRMPAEWTVPLGEGAELIADKYAVTREAQDAFALESHRKAAAAWAAGLYDREVVPYEGVDLARDECIREGSTPEALAKLKPAFRTDGRGTVTAGNASPLNDGAAALLLTDEAGLAATGREPLARISASAVTGIEPQLFGLGPVDAVQRALGKAGRGFPDLSVLELNEAFAAQALGCLAAWPELDPAVVNPRGGAIAIGHPLGASGARLAGSVAHQLAAAGSGTGMAALCIGVGQGIALVLER; encoded by the coding sequence ATGAGCATCCGCACCGTCCGCGACGTCTACGTGGTCGACGCCGTACGCACCCCGATCGGCAAGTTCGGCGGCGCCCTCGCCGGTGTCCGCCCGGACGACCTGGCCGCCCACGTGGTGCGCGCACTGGTGGACCGTACGCCCGACCTCGATCCGGCACGGATCGACGACGTCGTCTTCGGGGACGCCAACGGGGCGGGCGAGGACAATCGCGACGTGGCCCGGATGGCGGTCCTGCTGGCGGGCCTGCCCGTCACCGTTCCCGGCGTCACCGTCAACCGGCTCTGCGGATCCGGCCTGGAGGCCGTGATCCAGGCCGCCCGTACGATCGCGCTCGGCGACGCCTCCGTGGCCATCGCGGGCGGTGTCGAGTCGATGAGCCGCGCGCCCTGGGTGGTCCAGAAGCCCGAACGGGCCTTCCCCGCCGGGCACCAGCAGATGTGGTCCACCACATTGGGCTGGCGGATGACGAACCCGCGGATGCCCGCCGAGTGGACCGTCCCGCTCGGTGAGGGCGCCGAACTGATCGCGGACAAGTACGCGGTCACCCGCGAGGCACAGGACGCCTTCGCGCTGGAGAGCCACCGCAAGGCCGCGGCCGCCTGGGCCGCAGGCCTGTACGACCGCGAGGTCGTGCCCTACGAGGGTGTGGACCTGGCACGGGACGAGTGCATTCGCGAGGGCTCCACGCCCGAGGCGCTGGCCAAGCTCAAGCCCGCCTTCCGGACGGACGGCCGGGGCACGGTCACGGCCGGCAACGCCTCCCCGCTCAACGACGGCGCGGCCGCGCTGCTGCTGACCGACGAGGCGGGCCTGGCCGCCACCGGCCGTGAGCCGCTCGCGCGGATCAGCGCCTCCGCCGTCACCGGGATCGAGCCCCAGCTGTTCGGCCTCGGCCCGGTGGACGCCGTGCAGCGCGCGCTCGGCAAGGCCGGGCGCGGCTTCCCCGACCTCTCCGTCCTCGAACTCAACGAGGCCTTCGCGGCGCAGGCGCTGGGCTGCCTGGCCGCCTGGCCGGAGCTGGACCCGGCCGTGGTGAACCCGCGCGGCGGCGCCATCGCGATCGGACACCCGCTGGGCGCCTCGGGTGCCCGGCTGGCCGGCTCGGTCGCACACCAGTTGGCCGCGGCGGGCTCCGGCACGGGCATGGCAGCTCTGTGCATCGGCGTCGGGCAGGGCATCGCGCTCGTCCTGGAGCGCTGA
- a CDS encoding LacI family DNA-binding transcriptional regulator, producing the protein MSQSSKSPDPPAPVPTSADVARRAGVSRATVSYVLNNAEAVRISEPTRRKVREAAEELGYVPHAAARSLRAGHTRIVLLPTPNVPVGPPYSTFLNELQWALRRLDYTVVQYGSLGLSGDEAVRAWAELRPVAVMSLGEITLSAHNVATLKRAGTRAVITMGPTGVPGAHTLVMDQREVGARAAAHLVERGRRRIGVVVPREEGLELFSAPRLAGARGVPGTEVEVVPMAYSEESAAELAARWRGLRLDAAFAYNDEYAMLLMRALQDEGLRVPDEVAVIGADDLLIGRLLRPRLSTVRIEMPTGDHLASLVDHAVREPSGVTERHGLMAAEAVHREST; encoded by the coding sequence ATGTCTCAGTCATCGAAGTCGCCGGACCCGCCGGCCCCCGTTCCCACCAGCGCCGACGTGGCCCGACGCGCGGGCGTGTCGCGCGCGACGGTCTCGTACGTGCTGAACAACGCCGAGGCCGTACGGATCAGCGAGCCCACCCGCCGCAAGGTCCGCGAGGCGGCCGAGGAGCTCGGGTACGTCCCGCACGCCGCCGCCCGCAGCCTGCGTGCCGGACACACCAGGATCGTGCTGCTGCCCACCCCGAACGTGCCGGTCGGCCCGCCCTACAGCACCTTCCTCAACGAACTGCAGTGGGCGCTGCGCCGGCTCGACTACACCGTCGTGCAGTACGGGAGCCTCGGGCTCAGCGGGGACGAGGCCGTCCGGGCCTGGGCGGAACTGCGGCCGGTGGCGGTCATGTCCCTCGGTGAGATCACGCTCTCCGCCCACAACGTCGCGACCCTCAAGCGGGCCGGAACCCGCGCCGTGATCACGATGGGCCCGACCGGTGTGCCCGGGGCGCACACGCTGGTCATGGACCAGCGGGAGGTCGGCGCCCGTGCCGCCGCGCACCTGGTCGAGCGGGGCCGCCGGCGGATCGGCGTGGTGGTCCCGCGGGAGGAGGGGTTGGAGCTGTTCTCCGCGCCACGCCTGGCCGGAGCCCGAGGCGTGCCGGGTACGGAGGTCGAGGTCGTGCCGATGGCGTACTCGGAGGAGTCCGCCGCGGAGCTTGCCGCCCGATGGCGGGGGCTGCGGCTGGACGCGGCGTTCGCGTACAACGACGAGTACGCGATGCTGCTGATGCGGGCCCTGCAGGACGAGGGGCTGCGGGTCCCCGACGAGGTGGCCGTCATCGGTGCCGACGACCTGCTCATCGGAAGGCTGCTGCGGCCCCGGCTGAGCACGGTGCGGATCGAGATGCCGACCGGCGACCACCTGGCGTCGCTCGTCGACCACGCGGTGCGCGAGCCGTCCGGGGTCACGGAGCGGCACGGTCTGATGGCCGCCGAGGCCGTCCACCGCGAGTCGACCTGA
- a CDS encoding DUF4190 domain-containing protein, giving the protein MSIPPGPPPSHEPYPQQGPYGQPGQPGPYGGPQGWYPPQAPQKNNALAIVAFVMSLVCAIPLVPLILGIVALSQIGKRGEKGKGFAVAAIVIHGATIAFYGILLVLGISGALDDGPSPKRDTSGQVTDAGSSKVSDIRKGDCFNTGGDLADYQDEDGGQASFSVRVLPCDQPHEGEAYAVFNLDDGAYPGTEKVTALAEEKCSGTLLTDYVGKNPKLSEELEIYYYFPQPATWALGDREVTCFLGDTSGASTGSARATGS; this is encoded by the coding sequence ATGTCCATACCTCCGGGTCCCCCGCCGTCCCACGAGCCGTACCCGCAGCAGGGACCGTACGGACAGCCGGGACAGCCCGGACCGTACGGCGGCCCGCAGGGCTGGTATCCGCCGCAGGCACCCCAGAAGAACAACGCGCTGGCCATCGTCGCGTTCGTCATGTCCCTCGTGTGCGCCATCCCGCTGGTCCCCCTGATCCTCGGCATCGTCGCCCTCTCCCAGATCGGCAAGCGCGGTGAGAAGGGCAAGGGCTTCGCCGTGGCGGCGATCGTCATCCACGGCGCGACCATCGCGTTCTACGGGATCCTCCTGGTGCTCGGCATCTCCGGAGCGCTGGACGACGGCCCCTCGCCGAAGCGCGACACCAGCGGGCAGGTCACCGACGCGGGCTCCAGCAAGGTGAGCGACATCCGCAAGGGGGACTGCTTCAACACCGGCGGCGACTTGGCGGACTACCAGGACGAGGACGGCGGCCAGGCCTCCTTCTCGGTGCGGGTGCTGCCCTGCGACCAGCCGCACGAGGGCGAGGCGTACGCGGTCTTCAACCTCGACGACGGGGCGTACCCGGGTACGGAGAAGGTCACCGCGCTCGCCGAGGAGAAGTGCTCCGGCACGCTGCTGACGGACTACGTGGGCAAGAACCCCAAGCTCTCGGAGGAGCTGGAGATCTACTACTACTTCCCGCAGCCCGCCACCTGGGCCCTCGGTGACCGTGAGGTCACCTGTTTCCTGGGCGACACCAGCGGTGCGAGCACCGGATCGGCCCGCGCCACCGGCTCCTGA
- a CDS encoding amidase, translating into MSESSGPAAAAAPAQCTEKPATAGGLVETAAALAEGHLSARQLTEQVLRRIAAAQPELNAFRTVRAEAALAEADAADRRLAAGERLPLLGVPIAVKDDMDVAGEPTAFGCAGSFTPKTADSEAVRRLRAAGAVIVGKTQTPELGQWPFTEGGAFGATRNPWNRSYTPGGSSGGSAAAVAAGLVPAALGSDGAGSVRIPAAWTHLVGVKPQRGRISTWPEPESFNGLTVNGVLARTVADAALLLDAASGPHPEDLHRPARICAVEAARRPPRRLRIALSFGMPFTATPTSLDPEVRCAVERLATRLESLGHEVIPEDPRYGPIGLTFVPRATSGVRDWAARMPDPALLDPRTHGAVRTGRLLGGLPLRVSRRAEALLRRRVGEIFGRFDVVLTPTTATPPLRIGALAGMGAMATDRAMIAACPYAWAWNVLGWPGVNVPAGLTADGLPMGAQFLGPADSEPMLLGLAAQLEAAENWAARRPG; encoded by the coding sequence ATGTCGGAGTCCTCGGGTCCAGCCGCGGCAGCGGCGCCGGCCCAGTGCACGGAGAAGCCGGCGACGGCCGGCGGACTGGTCGAGACGGCCGCCGCGCTCGCGGAAGGACACCTCTCGGCACGGCAGTTGACCGAGCAGGTGCTGCGTCGGATCGCCGCGGCACAGCCCGAGCTCAACGCCTTCCGGACCGTGCGCGCCGAAGCCGCGCTCGCCGAAGCGGACGCGGCCGACCGCAGGCTCGCCGCCGGCGAACGGCTGCCGCTGCTGGGCGTGCCGATCGCGGTGAAGGACGACATGGACGTGGCCGGTGAGCCGACGGCGTTCGGCTGCGCCGGATCCTTCACCCCGAAGACCGCCGACAGCGAGGCGGTGCGCCGGCTGCGGGCGGCCGGGGCGGTCATCGTCGGCAAGACCCAGACGCCGGAGCTGGGCCAGTGGCCCTTCACCGAAGGCGGAGCCTTCGGTGCGACCCGCAATCCGTGGAACCGGTCCTACACGCCCGGTGGTTCCTCGGGCGGCTCGGCGGCCGCCGTGGCGGCGGGCCTGGTTCCGGCCGCGCTCGGTTCCGACGGGGCCGGGTCGGTGCGGATCCCGGCCGCCTGGACCCATCTGGTCGGGGTGAAACCGCAGCGCGGACGCATCTCCACCTGGCCGGAACCGGAGTCCTTCAACGGGCTCACGGTCAACGGCGTGCTGGCCCGCACGGTCGCGGACGCGGCACTGCTGCTGGACGCCGCGAGCGGACCGCATCCCGAGGACCTGCACCGCCCGGCGCGCATCTGCGCGGTCGAGGCGGCCCGGCGCCCCCCGCGCCGGCTGCGGATCGCCCTGTCCTTCGGCATGCCCTTCACCGCGACGCCCACGTCACTGGACCCGGAAGTGCGGTGCGCCGTGGAGCGGCTGGCCACCCGGCTGGAGTCGCTGGGCCACGAGGTGATCCCGGAGGACCCCCGCTACGGCCCGATCGGCCTGACCTTCGTACCCCGCGCGACCAGCGGCGTACGCGACTGGGCCGCGCGGATGCCGGACCCGGCGCTGCTGGATCCGCGTACGCACGGGGCCGTACGGACGGGCCGACTGCTGGGCGGTCTGCCGCTGCGGGTCTCCCGCCGGGCGGAGGCCCTGCTGCGCAGGCGGGTCGGCGAGATCTTCGGGCGCTTCGACGTGGTCCTGACCCCGACGACGGCCACTCCCCCGCTGCGGATCGGCGCGCTGGCCGGGATGGGGGCCATGGCCACGGACCGGGCGATGATCGCCGCCTGCCCCTATGCCTGGGCGTGGAACGTCCTGGGCTGGCCCGGGGTGAACGTCCCGGCCGGGCTGACGGCCGACGGGCTGCCGATGGGCGCGCAGTTCCTCGGCCCTGCGGACTCGGAACCGATGCTGCTGGGGCTGGCGGCGCAGCTGGAGGCGGCGGAGAACTGGGCGGCGCGGCGACCGGGCTGA
- a CDS encoding type II toxin-antitoxin system PemK/MazF family toxin, with translation MTALSQHSNGYTEQPGRDGATATTEADPRALGPVRTEYAPDPDGDPDPGEIVWTWVPFEENDGRGKDRPVLVVAREPGGPTLFAVQLSSKRHDHDHEWVPIGTGPWDSAGRESWVDVDRVLRVHESGMRREACALDRGRFGLVVNRLRERYGWQ, from the coding sequence ATGACGGCACTTTCACAGCACAGCAACGGCTACACGGAGCAACCGGGCCGCGACGGCGCCACCGCCACCACGGAGGCCGATCCGCGCGCCCTCGGGCCGGTACGGACCGAGTACGCCCCGGATCCCGACGGCGACCCCGACCCCGGCGAGATCGTGTGGACCTGGGTGCCCTTCGAGGAGAACGACGGCCGCGGCAAGGACCGGCCGGTGCTGGTCGTGGCCCGCGAGCCGGGCGGCCCGACGCTGTTCGCCGTACAGCTGTCCAGCAAGCGGCACGACCACGACCACGAATGGGTGCCGATCGGGACGGGCCCGTGGGACAGCGCGGGTCGGGAGTCGTGGGTGGACGTCGACCGGGTGCTGCGGGTGCACGAGTCGGGGATGCGGCGGGAGGCCTGCGCACTGGACCGGGGACGCTTCGGACTCGTGGTGAACCGGCTGCGCGAGCGCTACGGCTGGCAGTAG
- a CDS encoding TIGR02452 family protein, which produces MSSRLREIARENAEILASGGYRTRSGRQVPLAAALADAKAGTRIYGPNQVIPGEGLVGGGLATAVEVTGESSTVAARRLAEGAPGDPEAGSAGASVAVLNFASARNPGGGYVRGAKAQEEALCRASALYETLLEAAEYYEVHRAEVSTFYTDRVIHSPGVPVFRDDRGELMESPFLAGFLTSPAPNAGTILRQEPERAAEIPAALARRAELVLEVAASHGYRLLVLGAWGCGVFRNDPAEVAEAFRGLLAGRFAGTFERVVFAVLDRKPDTREAFERAFADFAA; this is translated from the coding sequence GTGAGCAGCAGATTGCGCGAGATCGCGCGGGAGAACGCGGAAATCCTGGCGTCCGGCGGCTACCGGACGCGGTCGGGGCGGCAGGTTCCGCTCGCCGCCGCCCTGGCGGACGCCAAGGCGGGAACCAGGATATATGGACCGAACCAGGTCATTCCAGGCGAAGGGCTGGTGGGTGGAGGCCTGGCGACGGCCGTCGAGGTCACGGGGGAGAGCAGTACGGTCGCGGCCCGTAGGCTCGCGGAGGGTGCTCCCGGGGACCCGGAGGCGGGGTCGGCCGGGGCGTCGGTGGCGGTCCTGAACTTCGCCTCGGCCCGAAATCCCGGGGGCGGCTACGTCCGCGGGGCCAAGGCGCAGGAGGAGGCTCTGTGCCGTGCGTCCGCCCTGTACGAGACGCTGCTGGAGGCCGCGGAGTACTACGAGGTGCACCGCGCGGAAGTCAGCACCTTCTACACCGACCGGGTGATCCACTCGCCCGGGGTGCCGGTTTTCCGCGACGACCGGGGCGAACTGATGGAGTCGCCGTTCCTGGCCGGTTTCCTGACCTCGCCCGCCCCGAACGCGGGCACGATCCTGCGGCAGGAGCCGGAGCGGGCCGCCGAGATCCCCGCGGCGCTGGCCCGGCGCGCGGAGCTCGTCCTGGAGGTGGCGGCGTCGCACGGGTACCGGCTGCTGGTGCTGGGGGCCTGGGGGTGCGGGGTGTTCCGCAATGACCCGGCCGAGGTGGCCGAGGCCTTCCGCGGGCTGCTGGCGGGCCGGTTCGCGGGGACCTTCGAACGGGTGGTGTTCGCGGTGCTGGACCGCAAGCCGGACACCCGGGAAGCCTTCGAGCGGGCCTTCGCGGACTTCGCTGCCTGA
- the egtA gene encoding ergothioneine biosynthesis glutamate--cysteine ligase EgtA, which translates to MPDTPPSPAISETEAEHLIHGICFKTGPPRLIGAELEWLVLDAERPGLRVTPERLRAAHAAARALALNSRVTVEPGGQLELSSAPATSLTGCVGLLQDDLTAVRAALREQGLVLHGLGRDPRLPYHRLLNSPRYDAMEAYFDRTGPAGRTMMCASASVQVCVDAGHEEPGVLGHGRRWRLAHLLGAVLVAAFANSPAHEGPYAGWRCSRQGIWNDLDSRRTLAPPLEADPRDGWVRQALDTEVMCVRSQEGEAWGVPRGTTFRDWLRAGDGNQALRAPTAEDLDYHLTTLFPPVRPRGHMELRMIDAQPGDDGWLVPVAVVHALFDDPEAAETAYRVTKALADSYGSQPAPRNPLWRSAARNGLADPELRAAAKTCFRAAAEALPRLGATTHVRDAVGAFNERFVRRGRCPGDEPPQLRPEGKEDLR; encoded by the coding sequence ATGCCTGACACTCCCCCCTCGCCCGCGATCAGCGAGACGGAGGCGGAGCACCTGATCCACGGAATCTGCTTCAAGACCGGTCCCCCCCGCCTCATCGGCGCCGAACTCGAATGGCTGGTCCTGGACGCCGAGCGGCCGGGACTGCGCGTGACACCCGAACGGCTCCGAGCGGCTCACGCCGCGGCCCGCGCACTGGCCCTGAACTCGCGGGTGACCGTCGAACCCGGCGGCCAGCTGGAGCTCAGCTCGGCCCCCGCCACCTCCCTCACCGGCTGCGTCGGCCTCCTCCAGGACGACCTCACCGCCGTCCGGGCCGCCCTGCGGGAGCAGGGGCTCGTCCTGCACGGCCTCGGTCGCGATCCCCGCCTCCCGTACCACCGGCTGCTGAACAGCCCGCGCTACGACGCGATGGAGGCCTACTTCGACCGCACCGGCCCGGCCGGCCGCACCATGATGTGCGCCTCCGCCTCCGTGCAGGTCTGCGTGGACGCCGGCCACGAGGAGCCCGGCGTGCTCGGCCACGGCCGGCGCTGGCGCCTCGCCCACCTGCTGGGCGCGGTCCTGGTGGCAGCGTTCGCCAACTCCCCCGCGCACGAAGGCCCGTATGCCGGATGGCGCTGCTCCCGGCAGGGGATCTGGAACGACCTGGACAGCCGGCGCACGCTCGCCCCGCCGCTGGAGGCGGATCCACGGGACGGCTGGGTGCGCCAGGCACTGGACACCGAGGTGATGTGCGTACGGTCGCAGGAGGGCGAGGCGTGGGGCGTCCCGCGCGGGACGACCTTCCGCGACTGGCTGCGCGCGGGCGACGGGAACCAGGCCCTGCGGGCCCCCACCGCCGAGGATCTCGACTACCACCTCACCACGCTGTTCCCGCCCGTGCGACCGCGCGGTCACATGGAGTTGCGCATGATCGACGCACAGCCCGGCGACGACGGCTGGCTGGTACCGGTGGCCGTCGTACACGCGCTGTTCGACGACCCGGAGGCCGCCGAGACCGCCTACCGGGTGACCAAGGCACTGGCCGACTCCTACGGCTCGCAGCCCGCGCCCCGCAACCCGCTGTGGCGGTCCGCCGCCCGCAACGGCCTGGCCGATCCCGAGCTGCGGGCGGCCGCCAAGACCTGCTTCCGCGCGGCCGCGGAGGCACTGCCCCGGCTCGGCGCGACCACGCACGTCCGGGACGCCGTCGGCGCCTTCAACGAACGCTTCGTGCGGCGCGGCCGATGTCCGGGTGACGAACCGCCGCAGCTGCGGCCCGAAGGGAAGGAGGACCTGAGGTGA
- the egtB gene encoding ergothioneine biosynthesis protein EgtB gives MTTESHPGLRERAAASLTAARARTAALTDAVTDADLTAQHSPLMSPLVWDLAHIGNQEELWLLRRVAGRESMHPEIDPLYDAFEHPRAERPKLPLLGPEQARRYAAEVRGRVFDLLESTPLEGSALLDDGFAFGMIAQHEQQHDETMLITHQLRRGAPVLTAPEPDAPYAPPAAAEVLIPAGPFTMGTSAEPWALDNERPAHERETAAFWMDTLPVTNAAYRAFIADGGYREPRWWEAAGWEQVRRHSIEAPLFWYREGGQWLRRRFGVTEPVPDEEPVLHVSWYEADAYARWAGRRLPTETEWEKAARFDPATGRSARYPWGDGDPTPVHANLGQRHLRPSRAGSYPAGASPLGVRQLIGDVWEWTASDFLPYPGFRPFPYREYSEVFFGPEHKVLRGGSFAVDPVACRGTFRNWDLPVRRQIFSGFRTARDV, from the coding sequence GTGACCACCGAATCCCACCCCGGGCTGCGGGAACGGGCGGCCGCCTCACTGACGGCCGCGCGGGCCAGGACGGCGGCGCTCACTGACGCGGTGACCGACGCCGACCTGACCGCCCAGCACTCTCCCCTGATGTCGCCGCTGGTCTGGGACCTGGCGCACATCGGGAACCAGGAGGAGCTCTGGCTGCTCCGGCGGGTGGCCGGACGCGAGTCGATGCACCCGGAGATCGACCCCCTCTACGACGCTTTCGAGCATCCGCGCGCCGAGCGTCCGAAGCTGCCGCTGCTGGGGCCCGAGCAGGCCCGCCGGTACGCGGCCGAGGTGCGCGGCCGGGTCTTCGACCTGCTGGAGAGCACCCCGCTGGAGGGCAGTGCGCTGCTCGACGACGGCTTCGCCTTCGGGATGATCGCCCAGCACGAGCAGCAGCACGACGAGACCATGTTGATCACCCATCAACTCCGGCGGGGCGCACCCGTGCTGACCGCCCCTGAGCCGGACGCCCCCTACGCCCCTCCTGCCGCCGCCGAGGTCCTCATACCCGCGGGCCCCTTCACGATGGGCACGTCCGCCGAGCCCTGGGCGCTCGACAACGAACGGCCGGCACACGAGCGGGAGACCGCGGCGTTCTGGATGGACACGCTGCCGGTGACGAACGCGGCGTACCGCGCCTTCATCGCCGACGGGGGCTACCGCGAACCCCGCTGGTGGGAGGCGGCAGGCTGGGAGCAGGTCCGCCGGCACTCCATCGAGGCGCCGCTCTTCTGGTACCGGGAGGGCGGGCAGTGGCTGCGCCGCCGTTTCGGGGTGACCGAGCCCGTCCCTGATGAAGAACCGGTTCTGCACGTCAGCTGGTACGAGGCGGACGCCTACGCCCGCTGGGCGGGGCGCCGACTGCCCACCGAGACGGAATGGGAGAAGGCGGCCCGCTTCGATCCCGCGACCGGCCGCTCGGCCCGCTACCCGTGGGGCGACGGCGACCCGACCCCCGTGCACGCCAACCTGGGGCAGCGGCATCTGCGCCCGTCCCGTGCGGGCAGCTACCCGGCCGGGGCGTCCCCGCTCGGGGTGCGCCAGCTGATCGGCGACGTCTGGGAATGGACGGCGTCCGACTTCCTGCCCTATCCGGGCTTCCGCCCCTTCCCCTACCGGGAGTACTCGGAGGTGTTCTTCGGCCCGGAACACAAGGTGCTGCGGGGCGGTTCCTTCGCGGTGGACCCGGTGGCCTGCCGGGGCACCTTCCGCAACTGGGACCTGCCGGTGCGCCGGCAGATCTTCTCCGGATTCCGCACCGCGAGGGACGTCTGA
- the egtC gene encoding ergothioneine biosynthesis protein EgtC: MCRHLAYLGPVVPLGRLLSEPEHSLVRQSWEPRRQQHGTVNADGFGIGWYAEGDPVPARYRRAGPIWGDLALTDLARVVRSGALLAAVRDATLAGADGEAAAAPFTDGPWLFSHNGAVPGWPTSAAPVAAALPPEELLQLAARTDSALVWALVRRRLRAGDDLGTALAEPVRELSSVAPGSRLNLLLTDGAAIAATAWGDSLWYLADPGAGRTVVASEPYDDDSRWCEVPDRTLLTATRSRVRLTPLKENRT; this comes from the coding sequence ATGTGCCGTCATCTCGCCTATCTCGGTCCGGTGGTGCCGCTCGGGAGGCTGCTGAGCGAGCCCGAGCACTCACTGGTGCGCCAGTCCTGGGAGCCGCGCCGCCAGCAGCACGGCACGGTCAACGCCGACGGGTTCGGCATCGGCTGGTACGCCGAGGGCGACCCGGTACCCGCCCGCTACCGCCGCGCCGGGCCGATCTGGGGCGACCTGGCCCTCACCGACCTCGCCCGGGTGGTACGCAGCGGGGCCCTGCTGGCCGCCGTACGGGACGCCACCCTGGCCGGGGCCGACGGGGAGGCCGCGGCCGCCCCGTTCACGGACGGGCCGTGGCTCTTCAGCCACAACGGCGCGGTGCCCGGCTGGCCCACGTCGGCGGCCCCGGTCGCCGCGGCGCTGCCGCCCGAGGAACTGCTCCAGCTGGCGGCCCGTACGGATTCGGCGCTGGTCTGGGCCCTGGTACGGCGCCGGCTGCGGGCCGGGGACGACCTCGGCACGGCGCTCGCCGAGCCCGTGCGGGAGCTGTCCTCGGTCGCGCCCGGCTCCCGGCTGAACCTGCTGCTCACCGACGGCGCGGCGATCGCCGCGACGGCCTGGGGCGATTCGCTCTGGTATCTGGCCGATCCGGGGGCGGGGCGCACCGTGGTGGCGTCCGAGCCGTACGACGACGACTCCCGGTGGTGCGAAGTGCCCGACCGGACCCTGCTGACCGCCACCCGTTCGCGGGTCCGCCTGACCCCGCTCAAGGAGAACCGCACGTGA
- the egtD gene encoding L-histidine N(alpha)-methyltransferase codes for MNSFQLTRTLDEDAAETALRADVLQGLTRTPKVLPPKWFYDARGSELFEEITRLPEYYPTRAEREILLERAREIASGSGARTLVELGSGSSEKTRHLIEAMPALEMYVPVDVSESALRGAATALLADHPGLRVHAMLADFTRALELPDSPGPRLVVFLGGTIGNLLPPERAVFLASVRAMLSPGDALLMGTDLVKDEAVLVTAYDDARGVTAEFNKNVLAVINRELDADFHTADFEHVAVWNREQEWIEMRLRARSELTVKVRDLDLVVAFAEGEEILTEVSAKFRQEGVRKELAAAGLELTQWWTDAAGRFALSLSVADGPVGRA; via the coding sequence GTGAACAGCTTTCAGTTGACCCGGACCCTCGACGAGGACGCTGCGGAGACCGCACTGCGCGCGGACGTGCTGCAAGGGCTGACCCGTACGCCCAAGGTGCTGCCGCCCAAGTGGTTCTACGACGCGCGGGGCAGTGAGCTCTTCGAGGAGATCACCCGGCTGCCCGAGTACTACCCGACCCGTGCGGAGCGCGAGATCCTGCTGGAGCGGGCTCGGGAGATCGCCTCGGGGAGCGGCGCCCGTACCCTGGTCGAGCTGGGGTCCGGTTCCTCCGAGAAGACCCGGCACCTGATCGAGGCGATGCCCGCGCTGGAGATGTACGTACCGGTGGACGTGAGCGAGAGCGCCCTGCGGGGGGCGGCCACCGCACTGCTCGCCGACCATCCGGGGTTGCGGGTGCACGCCATGCTGGCCGATTTCACCCGTGCGCTGGAGCTGCCGGACTCCCCCGGCCCGCGGCTGGTGGTGTTCCTGGGCGGCACCATCGGAAACCTGCTGCCTCCGGAGCGGGCGGTGTTCCTGGCGTCCGTGCGGGCGATGCTGTCGCCCGGGGACGCGCTACTGATGGGCACGGACCTGGTGAAGGACGAGGCCGTGCTGGTGACGGCGTACGACGACGCCCGGGGGGTGACGGCCGAGTTCAACAAGAACGTGCTGGCGGTCATCAACCGGGAGTTGGACGCCGATTTCCACACCGCCGACTTCGAGCACGTGGCGGTGTGGAACAGGGAGCAGGAGTGGATCGAGATGCGGCTGCGGGCCCGGTCAGAGCTGACGGTGAAGGTCAGGGACCTGGATCTGGTGGTCGCCTTCGCGGAGGGTGAGGAGATCCTGACGGAGGTGTCGGCGAAGTTCCGTCAGGAGGGCGTGCGCAAGGAGCTGGCCGCGGCCGGACTGGAGCTGACCCAGTGGTGGACGGACGCGGCCGGCCGCTTCGCGCTGTCCCTGTCGGTCGCCGACGGGCCGGTGGGCCGGGCCTGA